From the Companilactobacillus ginsenosidimutans genome, the window AATGGATGATTCATTGACTGGTAACCCTGAAAGAATTGCTGTTACATATCCAGGTCTATACGACGATACACATGTTGGTGGTCACGTATTAATCGATGATGGTCTTGTTGACTTGAAGATTACTGAAAAAGATGACGAACATCGTGAATTAGTTACAGAAGTACAAAACGACGGTATGATTGGTTCAAGAAAAGGTGTTAACGCTCCTGGTGTTGAAATCCGTCTCCCTGGTATCACAGAAAAAGATGCCTCAGATATTCGTTTTGGTTGTGACAATGGAATCAACTTCATCTCAGCTTCATTTGTTCGTAAAGCTCAAGATGTTCTTGATATTCGTGAAATCCTTGAAGAAAAACACTGTGAATATGTACAAATCTTCCCTAAGATCGAATCACAAGAAGGTATCGACAATATCGATTCAATCTTGCAAGTATCTGACGGTTTAATGGTTGCTCGTGGTGACATGGGTGTTGAAATTCCATTTGAAAACGTTCCATTTGTACAAAAGAGTTTGATCAAGAAGTGTAATGCTCTTGGTAAACCAGTTATCACAGCTACACAAATGCTTGACTCAATGCAAGAAAACCCACGTCCTACACGTGCCGAAGTTACTGATGTTGCTAACTCTGTTCTTGATGGTACAGATGCAACTATGCTTTCTGGTGAAAGTGCTAATGGTGATTACCCTGTTGAAGCTGTTGCTGCAATGGCTAACATTGACGAACGTACTGAACAACAACTTGATCAAAACAATCAACTTGCTATCCAACGTTTCGAAGATTACAAGGGCTCAAACATCACAGAATCAATCGGTGAAGCCGTTGTTAGAACTGCTGAAGAATTAAACATCAACACAATCGTTGCTGCTACTTCTTCAGGTTACACAGCACGTATGATTTCTAAATATCGTCCAAGTGCCGATATCTTAGCTATCACATTTGATGAATTGACACAACGTGGTTTAACAGTTAACTGGGGTGTTGATCCTATCGTTACTGAAAGACCAGAAAACACTGATGAAATGTTCGAATTAGCTGCTAAGAAAGCTCAAGAACTTGGCTTTGCTAAAGAAGGAGATTTGATTCTTATCGTTGCTGGTGTTCCAGTTGGTGAATCAGGTGCTACAAACGTTATGAAGGTTCAATTAATTGGTTCTAAACTAGTTAAGGGCCAAGGTGTTGGTGAAGAAGCAGTTATTGGTAAGACTGTAATTGCTCACTCAGCACAAGAAGCTAACGAAAAAGTTTCAGAAGGTGACATCCTTGTTACAGAAATGACTGACAAAGATTACCTTCCTGCACTTGAAAAAGCTAGTGCCGTTGTTGTTGAAAACGGTGGTTTGACATCACACGCAGCTGTTGTTGGTATTGCTATGGGACTTCCTGTTGTTGTT encodes:
- the pyk gene encoding pyruvate kinase, which codes for MKRTKIVSTLGPASNDVETITKLIEAGANIFRFNFSHGDHEEHLSRMKMVHEAEKITGKTVGIVLDTKGAEIRTTPQEGNKFEAKIGQTIRISMDDSLTGNPERIAVTYPGLYDDTHVGGHVLIDDGLVDLKITEKDDEHRELVTEVQNDGMIGSRKGVNAPGVEIRLPGITEKDASDIRFGCDNGINFISASFVRKAQDVLDIREILEEKHCEYVQIFPKIESQEGIDNIDSILQVSDGLMVARGDMGVEIPFENVPFVQKSLIKKCNALGKPVITATQMLDSMQENPRPTRAEVTDVANSVLDGTDATMLSGESANGDYPVEAVAAMANIDERTEQQLDQNNQLAIQRFEDYKGSNITESIGEAVVRTAEELNINTIVAATSSGYTARMISKYRPSADILAITFDELTQRGLTVNWGVDPIVTERPENTDEMFELAAKKAQELGFAKEGDLILIVAGVPVGESGATNVMKVQLIGSKLVKGQGVGEEAVIGKTVIAHSAQEANEKVSEGDILVTEMTDKDYLPALEKASAVVVENGGLTSHAAVVGIAMGLPVVVGAKDATSLISDGETVTVDSRRGVVYKGASRSL